One region of Cobetia sp. cqz5-12 genomic DNA includes:
- a CDS encoding LysR family transcriptional regulator, which translates to MEIRWLEDFIVLAQTRHFSRAADAQNVSQPTFSRRIKLLEEEMGTTLINRQTLPLSLTPAGDEFLQLCEQITERVRITRERLQDMAQQQASKISLGAPQSLVSHFLPDWLDQLQLREQVLPYLRATGWLAADYFHGLDRGECDLALCYWPQARVDLGFELDSYQYLVVGEESFIPLCAPGADGNPRHQLPGTRRNPLPFISPHPRAVIATSLMAHLAQVPIQAHLVTMNENIQAANIKALVLQGYGIGWLPQRLAAEEIASGKLVRAGDPRWDLSLHIRLYRPRVPRHDSVSELWHQLEAHFS; encoded by the coding sequence ATGGAAATTCGCTGGCTCGAAGATTTCATCGTTCTGGCTCAGACCCGGCATTTCTCGCGGGCGGCCGACGCACAGAATGTCTCTCAGCCCACCTTCTCCCGCCGCATCAAGTTGCTGGAAGAGGAGATGGGCACCACCTTGATCAACCGTCAGACCCTGCCGCTGTCGCTCACTCCCGCCGGAGACGAGTTTCTCCAGCTGTGCGAGCAGATCACCGAGCGCGTGCGTATCACACGTGAACGTCTGCAGGACATGGCCCAGCAGCAAGCCAGCAAGATATCGCTGGGGGCACCGCAGTCGCTGGTGTCGCACTTCCTGCCTGATTGGCTTGATCAGCTTCAGCTGCGTGAACAGGTGCTGCCCTATCTGCGGGCCACCGGTTGGCTGGCGGCCGACTATTTCCATGGGCTGGATCGCGGCGAATGTGATCTGGCACTGTGTTACTGGCCCCAGGCACGTGTCGATCTCGGTTTTGAGCTGGACAGCTACCAATACCTGGTGGTCGGCGAAGAATCCTTCATTCCGCTATGCGCACCCGGCGCGGACGGCAATCCCCGCCACCAGTTGCCGGGCACGCGGCGCAATCCGCTACCGTTCATCAGCCCGCATCCGCGCGCCGTCATCGCCACCTCGCTGATGGCCCATCTCGCTCAGGTGCCGATTCAGGCGCATCTGGTCACCATGAACGAGAATATCCAGGCGGCCAACATCAAGGCGCTGGTGTTGCAAGGCTATGGCATCGGCTGGTTGCCGCAGCGTCTGGCCGCAGAGGAAATCGCCAGTGGCAAGCTGGTGCGTGCCGGTGACCCACGTTGGGACCTGAGTCTGCATATCCGTCTGTATCGCCCGCGCGTGCCGCGCCATGACAGTGTCAGTGAACTCTGGCACCAGCTGGAAGCACACTTCTCGTGA
- a CDS encoding dicarboxylate/amino acid:cation symporter: MNLIFRLVLGIVAGILLGQWAPESLIRALLTFKVLFGELLEYAIPLIILFFIMSGIARLERSSGRLLTLTIVLAYASTTLAGLFAGIVGLEVVPHIVQQDQLPVSHAIKHLSPYFTLDIPPLTDISTALVTAFLFGIGISATDHDGMRQLADGGRDIVERFIAKALIPALPFYIAGLFCEMTIAGTVANTLKSFGMILLLALTLHWLWLSLLYVTSGTSTGRSPMKALAHMLPAYFTAAGTMSSAATIPVTVRQMHLNHISPSVASFAVPLLATIHMCGSAITLTVCAIGVMLVTPSLATPELTTLLPFIAALGVTIIAAPGSPGGAAMTSVGVLQSLLGFDAAAVGLMMALYLAQDSFGTACNVTGDGALVQWIDRFAEAEQDRQRYR, translated from the coding sequence ATGAACCTGATTTTTCGCCTGGTGCTCGGCATCGTGGCTGGCATACTGCTGGGGCAATGGGCTCCCGAATCGCTGATACGCGCCCTGCTGACCTTCAAGGTACTGTTCGGTGAACTGCTGGAATACGCCATTCCGCTGATCATCCTGTTCTTCATCATGAGCGGGATCGCACGTCTCGAGCGTTCCTCGGGCCGTCTGCTGACTCTTACCATCGTGCTGGCCTATGCCTCGACGACGTTGGCAGGACTGTTTGCGGGCATCGTCGGGCTGGAGGTCGTGCCGCATATCGTGCAACAGGACCAGCTGCCGGTCAGTCATGCCATCAAGCACTTGAGCCCCTACTTCACTCTGGATATTCCGCCGCTGACCGATATCAGTACCGCCCTGGTGACGGCCTTCCTGTTCGGTATCGGCATTTCCGCCACCGACCATGACGGCATGCGCCAGCTGGCCGACGGCGGCCGCGACATCGTCGAGCGCTTCATCGCCAAGGCGCTGATTCCTGCCCTGCCGTTCTATATCGCCGGTCTGTTCTGCGAGATGACGATCGCCGGCACGGTAGCCAATACCCTCAAGAGCTTCGGCATGATTCTGCTGCTGGCACTGACATTGCACTGGCTGTGGCTGAGCTTGCTCTACGTTACCAGCGGCACCAGCACCGGCCGCTCGCCCATGAAGGCGCTGGCCCACATGCTGCCTGCCTACTTCACCGCCGCCGGTACCATGTCTTCCGCGGCCACGATTCCGGTTACCGTACGCCAGATGCACCTCAATCACATTTCTCCGTCCGTGGCGAGCTTTGCGGTGCCGTTGCTGGCCACCATCCACATGTGCGGCAGTGCCATCACGCTGACCGTGTGCGCCATTGGCGTGATGCTGGTCACTCCCTCACTGGCAACGCCCGAGCTCACCACCCTGCTGCCGTTCATCGCCGCACTGGGCGTGACCATCATTGCCGCGCCCGGTTCGCCCGGCGGCGCCGCGATGACCTCGGTGGGCGTATTGCAGAGCCTGCTGGGCTTCGATGCCGCTGCCGTTGGCCTGATGATGGCGCTCTATCTGGCGCAGGACAGCTTCGGCACCGCGTGCAACGTCACCGGCGATGGTGCCCTGGTGCAGTGGATCGATCGCTTTGCGGAAGCCGAGCAGGATCGACAGCGCTACCGCTGA
- a CDS encoding ABC transporter permease, giving the protein MSQSNTQSSNTPVTPKTSSIAVPGRWQRFRESYLVYSFKRDWMAQACLLVFIAMVLGAFLAPWIAPADPYDLASIDIMNSELPPAWMAGGDPAFLLGTDAQGRDLLSTILYGTRVSLLIGFGAVILQALLGVTFGLLAGYLGGRIDAFLMRMADIQLSFSTLMVAIVVGAIIKATFGGAAFSDYALILLILIIGLAEWPQYARTVRASVLAEKNKEYVDAARVMGFRSRRIMFRHILPNTLSPIFVISTVQIANAIISEAALSFLGLGMPETQPSLGSLIKSGFDYLQSGSWWITLIPGGVLIVLVLVINLLGDWLRDVMNPRLYKG; this is encoded by the coding sequence ATGAGCCAATCCAATACCCAATCGAGCAACACGCCCGTCACCCCGAAGACCAGCTCCATCGCGGTCCCCGGCCGCTGGCAGCGTTTCCGTGAGTCCTACCTGGTCTACAGCTTCAAGCGTGACTGGATGGCTCAGGCCTGTCTGCTGGTGTTCATCGCCATGGTGCTCGGGGCCTTCCTCGCGCCGTGGATCGCCCCGGCCGACCCCTATGACCTGGCCAGCATCGACATCATGAACTCGGAGCTGCCGCCGGCATGGATGGCAGGCGGTGACCCCGCCTTCTTGCTGGGCACGGATGCCCAGGGGCGTGATCTGCTCTCCACCATTCTCTACGGCACACGCGTGTCGCTGTTGATCGGCTTCGGCGCGGTCATCCTGCAGGCACTGCTCGGCGTGACCTTCGGGCTGCTGGCGGGTTACCTGGGCGGGCGCATCGATGCCTTCCTGATGCGCATGGCCGATATCCAGCTGTCGTTCTCGACCCTGATGGTGGCCATCGTGGTGGGCGCCATCATCAAGGCGACCTTCGGCGGTGCCGCCTTCTCGGACTACGCGCTGATCCTGTTGATCCTGATCATCGGGCTGGCGGAATGGCCACAGTATGCGCGTACCGTCCGTGCCTCGGTGCTGGCGGAGAAGAACAAGGAATACGTCGATGCCGCGCGGGTGATGGGCTTCCGCTCCCGCCGCATCATGTTCCGTCATATCCTGCCCAACACCTTGTCGCCGATCTTCGTCATCTCCACGGTGCAGATCGCCAACGCGATCATCTCGGAGGCGGCGTTGTCCTTCCTCGGTCTCGGCATGCCGGAGACCCAGCCATCACTAGGGTCACTGATCAAATCCGGCTTCGACTACCTGCAGTCAGGCAGCTGGTGGATCACGCTGATCCCCGGTGGTGTGCTGATCGTGCTGGTACTGGTCATCAACCTGCTGGGCGACTGGCTGCGTGATGTCATGAACCCGCGTCTCTACAAGGGCTGA
- a CDS encoding hydrolase gives MPHSIFTSEFRPALGLRNRHVQTLLPRLLPRAPLSRRTEILNLPDGDFVELAWVISDGHEKRERTTALSDDAPLFVLFHGLEGDLSSPYARELLNAAARMGWRPVMMHFRGCGQSPNRLPRAYHSGDTADAYWVLGELGRRYSHAIKVACGVSLGANMLLKLVAEQGGDGLDLAGAIAISAPLDLAASADVLNQGFSRLYQRHLLKGLKAKVAAKLANGPLPISIGAHQLTQLNSFWAYDNEVTAPLHGFTSASDYYTRSSAGRLLSEIELPTLILQSLDDPFMPRDLFARFHQPSEAVRIELSERGGHVGFVEWRRGRLNSWLARRVSQQLDAWSGLPKPQAQAEVQSEAH, from the coding sequence ATGCCGCACTCCATCTTCACGTCAGAGTTTCGCCCTGCCCTTGGCCTGCGCAATCGCCATGTCCAGACCTTGTTACCGAGATTACTGCCCCGCGCGCCCCTGAGTCGTCGTACCGAGATTCTCAATCTCCCCGATGGTGACTTCGTCGAGCTCGCCTGGGTCATCAGTGACGGGCATGAGAAGCGGGAGCGTACGACGGCCCTGAGCGACGATGCGCCTCTGTTCGTGCTGTTTCATGGCCTTGAGGGTGACTTGAGCTCGCCCTACGCCCGTGAGCTGCTCAATGCAGCCGCCCGGATGGGCTGGCGACCGGTCATGATGCATTTCCGTGGCTGCGGGCAATCTCCCAACCGGCTGCCACGCGCCTATCACAGCGGGGATACCGCAGACGCCTATTGGGTGCTTGGCGAGCTGGGGCGACGCTATTCGCACGCCATCAAGGTCGCCTGTGGCGTATCGCTGGGCGCCAACATGCTGCTCAAGCTGGTGGCCGAGCAAGGCGGTGATGGTCTGGATCTGGCCGGCGCGATCGCCATCAGCGCCCCGCTGGATCTGGCAGCCAGCGCGGACGTGCTCAATCAGGGCTTCTCACGCCTCTACCAGCGCCATCTGCTCAAGGGCTTGAAGGCCAAGGTGGCGGCGAAGCTTGCCAATGGGCCGCTACCCATCTCGATCGGAGCGCATCAACTGACGCAGCTCAACAGTTTCTGGGCCTATGACAACGAAGTCACCGCACCGCTGCATGGCTTCACCTCGGCGAGTGATTACTACACGCGCTCCTCGGCGGGCCGTCTGCTGAGCGAGATCGAACTGCCGACGCTGATTCTGCAATCGCTGGATGACCCCTTCATGCCACGCGATCTGTTTGCACGTTTCCACCAACCCTCCGAGGCCGTGCGTATCGAGCTCAGTGAGCGTGGTGGGCATGTTGGCTTCGTTGAGTGGCGCCGTGGACGACTGAATTCCTGGCTGGCTCGCCGTGTCAGCCAGCAACTGGATGCCTGGAGCGGACTGCCCAAGCCACAAGCGCAGGCAGAGGTGCAGAGCGAAGCGCACTGA
- the pepQ gene encoding Xaa-Pro dipeptidase: MSDSQLNDPTITHAAAHREHLAALQSGYEVAMQQHDLDAIVLHSGKPKRHFADDQDASFKSHAHFLHWVPMAGLSDSWLVIRPGQQPTLYLYAPDDFWHLSPSLPTPDTAPWAEQFEIIHLRKPALPERPEGRVALLGEIAELQPQVVSELEALPNPVGLVRQLDEGRVCKSDFEIACLQEASLRAARGHLAARRSFMEGGAELDIQLAYLGASRQRELDVPYGNIVGLNGHAAVLHYQHYALQAPATRHSLLVDAGAKVHGYASDITRSWAGDDALPLYRALIEGVEALQKRLMARLAPGVDYVDLHLEMHRELGELLRELGVVSLPAEDQVAQGITAAFCPHGLGHLLGLQVHDVAGRISDHTTGDIRHPPQGHPMLRLTRVLEPGMAITIEPGCYIIPMLLEPLRNDARGEHIDWKLVEALAPHGGVRIEDNLVITADGALNLTRSPATGL, encoded by the coding sequence ATGTCTGACAGCCAGCTCAACGACCCGACTATCACCCACGCTGCAGCACACCGCGAGCATCTTGCGGCGCTGCAATCAGGCTACGAAGTTGCCATGCAGCAGCATGATCTGGATGCCATCGTGCTGCACAGTGGCAAGCCGAAGCGGCATTTCGCCGATGATCAGGATGCCAGCTTCAAGTCGCATGCCCACTTCCTGCACTGGGTGCCGATGGCGGGTCTCAGCGATAGCTGGCTGGTGATTCGTCCGGGCCAGCAACCGACGCTTTACCTCTACGCCCCCGATGACTTCTGGCATCTGTCACCCAGCCTGCCGACGCCGGACACTGCGCCCTGGGCCGAGCAGTTCGAGATCATCCATCTGCGCAAGCCGGCACTGCCAGAGCGTCCCGAGGGTCGCGTGGCGCTGCTGGGCGAGATCGCCGAGCTTCAGCCGCAGGTGGTCAGCGAACTTGAGGCGCTACCCAACCCGGTCGGCCTGGTGCGCCAGCTAGACGAGGGACGCGTCTGCAAGAGCGACTTCGAGATCGCCTGTCTGCAGGAAGCCAGCCTGCGTGCCGCGCGTGGCCATCTGGCTGCCCGGCGCAGCTTCATGGAAGGCGGCGCGGAGCTCGATATCCAGCTGGCCTATCTTGGCGCGTCTCGGCAACGGGAATTGGATGTGCCCTACGGCAACATCGTCGGTCTCAACGGACACGCCGCCGTTCTGCATTACCAGCACTATGCTTTGCAGGCCCCCGCTACCCGTCACAGCCTGCTGGTGGATGCTGGAGCCAAGGTGCACGGCTATGCCTCGGACATCACGCGCAGCTGGGCAGGCGATGATGCCCTGCCGCTCTATCGCGCGCTGATCGAAGGCGTGGAGGCGCTGCAGAAGCGTCTGATGGCAAGACTCGCGCCCGGGGTGGACTACGTCGACCTGCACCTCGAGATGCATCGCGAGCTGGGTGAGCTGCTGCGGGAACTTGGCGTGGTGTCCCTGCCCGCCGAGGATCAGGTCGCACAAGGCATCACGGCAGCCTTCTGCCCGCATGGCCTCGGGCACCTTCTGGGGTTGCAGGTCCATGATGTGGCGGGTCGCATTTCTGATCACACCACCGGCGACATCCGTCATCCACCGCAAGGTCACCCGATGCTGCGCCTGACGCGTGTGCTCGAACCCGGCATGGCCATCACCATCGAACCGGGCTGCTACATCATCCCCATGCTGCTGGAGCCGCTGCGCAACGATGCACGCGGTGAGCATATCGACTGGAAGCTGGTCGAGGCGCTGGCACCGCACGGTGGTGTGCGTATCGAGGACAACCTGGTCATCACCGCAGATGGTGCTCTCAATCTGACACGTAGCCCGGCGACGGGCCTGTAA
- a CDS encoding YchJ family protein → MSSLPPKICPCQPNSAKAQRYVDCCQPIHADITRAERPEQLMRARYSAFCLSLSDFLIDSWDPAHCPARADLEGAGPQWLALEILDSGQDADTGMVRFHATFFEQGKFQQLQELSRFHHDGHHWRYVDGDADWQTLTPGRNSLCPCGSGKKIKRCCTA, encoded by the coding sequence ATGTCATCTCTGCCCCCCAAGATCTGCCCCTGCCAGCCCAACAGCGCAAAGGCGCAACGCTACGTCGATTGCTGTCAGCCGATTCATGCTGACATCACCCGCGCTGAACGCCCCGAGCAATTGATGCGCGCCCGCTACAGCGCCTTCTGCCTGTCGCTGAGCGACTTTCTGATCGACAGCTGGGACCCGGCCCATTGCCCGGCACGCGCCGATCTCGAAGGTGCTGGCCCGCAGTGGCTGGCATTGGAGATTCTGGACAGCGGACAAGACGCCGATACCGGCATGGTACGCTTTCACGCCACCTTCTTCGAGCAGGGAAAGTTCCAGCAATTGCAGGAACTTAGTCGCTTTCATCACGATGGCCATCACTGGCGTTATGTCGACGGTGATGCCGATTGGCAAACATTGACGCCGGGGCGCAACAGCCTGTGTCCCTGTGGCAGCGGCAAGAAGATCAAGCGCTGCTGCACTGCGTGA
- the msrA gene encoding peptide-methionine (S)-S-oxide reductase MsrA — MWITEDKQTIPSAQDSLPGRSEAVRISGVHHVNGRSIVPPFDSECEEIVLGLGCFWGAERLFWQLPGVKVTAVGYAGGHTPNPSYEETCTGKTGHTEVVRVIFDPTVIGLPEILRASFEAHDPTQGMRQGNDIGNQYRSAIYYTREDQRAIVEKSMADYQQALDQSGLGRITTEVAPLREFYYAEEYHQQYLAKNPGGYCGLKGTGISCPIG, encoded by the coding sequence ATGTGGATAACGGAAGATAAGCAGACCATTCCTTCAGCGCAGGACAGCTTGCCAGGGCGCAGTGAAGCGGTTCGCATCAGCGGCGTTCATCACGTCAATGGCCGCTCGATTGTACCGCCGTTCGACAGTGAGTGTGAGGAGATCGTGCTGGGGCTGGGTTGCTTCTGGGGAGCCGAGCGCCTCTTCTGGCAGCTGCCGGGCGTCAAGGTGACGGCGGTCGGTTATGCCGGCGGCCATACGCCGAATCCGAGCTATGAAGAGACCTGCACCGGCAAGACAGGCCACACCGAGGTCGTGCGTGTGATCTTTGACCCGACGGTGATCGGCCTGCCGGAGATCCTGCGGGCCAGCTTCGAGGCCCATGACCCGACCCAGGGCATGCGTCAGGGCAATGACATCGGCAACCAGTACCGCAGCGCGATCTATTACACCCGCGAAGACCAGCGCGCCATCGTCGAGAAAAGCATGGCCGACTACCAGCAGGCGCTGGACCAGTCCGGTCTCGGCCGCATCACCACCGAGGTCGCACCGCTGCGCGAGTTCTACTACGCCGAGGAATACCACCAGCAGTATCTGGCCAAGAATCCGGGTGGCTACTGCGGCCTGAAAGGCACGGGAATCAGCTGCCCCATCGGCTGA
- a CDS encoding ABC transporter permease has product MIAFLIKRLMHAVLVMFVISIISFAIQDNLGDPLREMTGQAVSEAQREVMRDELGLNDPFITQYLRFAGNALQGDLGTSYFYKQPATEVILKHLPATLELVMASSLIIILLSAPIGVFAAIRPRNWLSRLFMGTSIIGISVPVFLTAIVLIQLFAIGVTVDWFPSDTTWGSVLNGMLSTDGGMPSYGRGELVHVAGTWSSGFFTADGLWHLVLPAISLASIMLPLFIRLIRAEMMEVLQSDYIKFARAKGIGLKRIYFLHALKNTMLPVITVGGVQIGTMVAYTILTETVFQWPGMGLMFLEAITRSDIPLIVAYLMMVGVIFVITNTLVDLIYGLVNPTVKLAGKPA; this is encoded by the coding sequence ATGATTGCCTTTCTGATCAAACGCCTGATGCACGCCGTACTGGTCATGTTCGTGATCAGCATCATCAGCTTCGCCATCCAGGACAATCTGGGCGACCCGCTGCGCGAGATGACCGGCCAGGCCGTGTCGGAAGCCCAGCGAGAAGTCATGCGCGATGAACTGGGCCTCAACGACCCCTTCATCACCCAATATCTGCGTTTTGCCGGCAACGCCCTGCAAGGTGATCTCGGCACCTCGTATTTCTACAAGCAGCCGGCGACCGAGGTGATTCTCAAGCACCTGCCCGCCACGCTGGAGCTGGTGATGGCCTCGAGCCTGATCATCATCCTGCTCTCGGCCCCCATCGGGGTATTCGCGGCGATCCGACCGCGAAACTGGCTGTCACGCCTGTTCATGGGCACCTCGATCATCGGTATCTCGGTGCCGGTCTTCCTGACGGCCATCGTGTTGATCCAGCTGTTCGCCATCGGCGTGACGGTGGACTGGTTCCCCAGCGATACCACCTGGGGCAGTGTGCTGAACGGCATGCTGTCCACCGATGGCGGCATGCCCTCCTACGGACGTGGTGAGCTGGTACACGTCGCGGGCACCTGGTCCAGCGGCTTCTTCACCGCCGACGGCCTGTGGCACCTGGTACTGCCGGCCATCTCGCTGGCCTCGATCATGCTGCCGCTGTTCATCCGCCTGATTCGTGCCGAGATGATGGAAGTGCTGCAGTCGGACTACATCAAGTTCGCACGCGCCAAGGGTATCGGTCTCAAGCGTATCTACTTCCTGCACGCACTGAAGAACACCATGCTGCCGGTGATCACCGTCGGCGGTGTGCAGATCGGCACCATGGTGGCCTACACCATCCTGACCGAGACCGTCTTCCAGTGGCCGGGCATGGGTCTGATGTTCCTCGAGGCCATCACCCGCTCCGACATCCCGCTGATCGTGGCCTATCTGATGATGGTCGGCGTGATCTTCGTGATCACCAACACCCTCGTCGATCTGATCTACGGACTGGTCAACCCCACCGTCAAGCTTGCGGGGAAACCGGCATGA
- a CDS encoding ABC transporter ATP-binding protein, with product MALLEVNHLDVRFAMRGGEVRALRDVSFTLERGERLGIVGESGAGKSVAAFTILNLIAKPGYIAGGEIKFDGEVLNTLKPKAMQSIRGNRISMIFQDPMMTLNPVLTIGEQMIECLKAHRRISRKDARAIALHKLNQVFIPSPEKRLEQYPHELSGGMRQRIIIAIALLLDPDIIVADEPTTALDVTIQAEIMELLLLLCEKHNVGLILITHDLGVVSQVTQRTLVMYAGRVIEQGPTREIINDAQHPYTQGLINALPQMATPGSRLNQIRGSMPTLTKIPAGCAFNPRCDFAASICLEKVPAFAHSGNCKVACHMVDAMVAGERWTPIITDANGNGATPTDSHRTEVNA from the coding sequence ATGGCACTACTTGAAGTCAACCACCTCGACGTGCGCTTCGCCATGCGAGGCGGTGAGGTCCGCGCCCTGCGCGATGTCAGTTTTACCCTAGAGCGCGGTGAGCGACTGGGGATTGTCGGTGAATCGGGGGCCGGCAAGTCGGTCGCGGCCTTCACCATCCTGAATCTGATCGCCAAGCCCGGCTACATCGCCGGCGGCGAGATCAAATTCGATGGCGAGGTGCTCAACACCCTCAAGCCCAAGGCGATGCAGTCGATTCGCGGCAACCGTATCTCGATGATCTTCCAGGACCCGATGATGACGCTCAATCCGGTGCTGACCATCGGCGAGCAGATGATCGAGTGCCTGAAGGCGCACCGCCGCATCTCCCGCAAGGATGCGCGCGCCATCGCCCTGCACAAGCTCAATCAGGTCTTCATTCCCTCACCGGAAAAGCGCCTGGAGCAGTACCCTCATGAGCTGTCCGGCGGCATGCGTCAGCGCATCATCATCGCCATCGCGCTGCTGCTGGACCCTGACATCATCGTCGCCGATGAGCCGACCACCGCGCTGGATGTGACCATCCAGGCCGAGATCATGGAGCTCTTGCTGCTGCTGTGCGAGAAGCACAACGTCGGGCTGATCCTGATCACACACGACCTCGGCGTGGTCAGCCAGGTCACCCAGCGCACCCTGGTGATGTATGCCGGGCGTGTCATTGAACAGGGGCCGACCCGCGAGATCATCAATGATGCCCAGCACCCCTACACCCAGGGGCTGATCAACGCCCTGCCCCAGATGGCCACACCCGGCAGCCGTCTGAACCAGATTCGTGGCTCGATGCCGACCCTGACCAAGATTCCGGCCGGCTGCGCCTTCAACCCGCGCTGTGACTTCGCGGCGAGTATCTGCCTCGAGAAGGTGCCGGCCTTTGCCCACTCCGGCAACTGCAAGGTGGCCTGTCATATGGTTGATGCCATGGTCGCCGGCGAGCGCTGGACCCCGATCATCACCGATGCCAACGGCAATGGCGCCACTCCCACTGACAGCCACCGCACGGAGGTGAACGCATGA
- a CDS encoding ABC transporter ATP-binding protein, translating into MSAAILKDAQSSSQASTRVDSAELGETLVEIRDLEKRFSLSGDFLEQLTFEKGRLRRKQEYVHAINGVTLDVKRGEALCVVGESGCGKSTVARTVMGLLKPSGGEVRFDGTRIDNMAPRDLLPYRRRMQMIFQNPYASLNPRMTIQQTLEEPLRFHQPTLKDGEVRDKIEEVMRSVGIDPDWGKRFAHEFSGGQRQRISIARALAVDPEFIVADEPISALDVSIQAQVLNLMMEAQEQRNLTYLFITHDLAVVEHFGTRVAVMYLGTLCELADTRSLFARPRHPYTQALMSAIPRLHDDKPNHIRLEGEVPTPVNLPSGCVFHGRCPHANQRCRTEIPRLIATDTGQVACHAVEEGRID; encoded by the coding sequence ATGAGCGCGGCAATTCTGAAGGACGCTCAGTCCTCCTCCCAGGCCTCCACCCGTGTCGATAGCGCCGAGCTTGGCGAAACTCTGGTGGAAATCCGTGATCTCGAGAAGCGCTTCTCGTTGTCTGGCGACTTTCTCGAGCAGCTGACCTTCGAGAAGGGGCGCCTGCGTCGCAAGCAGGAATATGTGCACGCCATCAATGGCGTCACGCTGGACGTCAAACGCGGTGAGGCGCTGTGCGTGGTCGGGGAATCCGGCTGTGGCAAGTCGACGGTGGCACGTACCGTGATGGGCCTGCTCAAGCCCAGCGGTGGCGAGGTCCGTTTTGACGGTACCCGCATCGATAATATGGCCCCGCGAGACCTGCTGCCCTACCGCCGTCGCATGCAGATGATCTTCCAGAATCCCTATGCGTCGCTGAATCCGCGCATGACCATCCAGCAGACGCTGGAGGAGCCGCTGCGCTTTCATCAGCCGACGCTCAAGGATGGTGAGGTGCGCGACAAGATCGAGGAGGTGATGCGCTCGGTGGGCATCGACCCGGACTGGGGCAAGCGTTTCGCCCACGAATTCTCGGGCGGCCAGCGTCAGCGTATCTCCATCGCCCGCGCGCTGGCGGTGGACCCGGAATTCATCGTCGCCGATGAGCCGATCTCGGCGCTGGACGTGTCGATCCAGGCGCAGGTGCTCAACCTGATGATGGAGGCCCAGGAGCAGCGCAATCTGACGTATCTGTTCATCACTCACGACCTGGCCGTGGTCGAGCACTTCGGCACCCGCGTCGCGGTCATGTACCTGGGCACGCTGTGCGAGCTGGCGGATACCCGCTCGCTATTTGCCCGCCCACGTCACCCCTATACCCAGGCGTTGATGTCGGCGATACCGCGGCTGCACGATGACAAGCCCAATCACATTCGTCTCGAGGGCGAGGTGCCGACGCCGGTCAATCTGCCTTCGGGCTGTGTCTTCCATGGCCGTTGTCCGCATGCCAATCAGCGTTGCCGTACGGAGATTCCGCGCCTGATCGCCACGGACACCGGTCAGGTCGCCTGCCACGCCGTGGAAGAAGGCCGCATCGACTGA